CAAAGACCATATTGatacatttaaaatgacaaaattagagagaagttaaagaaataattaacaatattcaatatcaattcaaaattaaaaagacaaaataagaaattacaatgaataatcatagtcatgaaataaaataacatgcCATAATAATCGTTCAAGGTTAAAGTCAAATAGGCATTTCTATATTCATATAGgcacttttaatataatatgtactaaggtagtagtgagatgatagcgataagtaggctacttttgttttaagtgtACGAACTACATCCGTAAACTGAAGGCGTACCAAAACCCTCTTTCCTATGCCCTTATCAATGCCCCTCCGTTGGGCAAAGGTAGGACACCTTTGCCCAACGGGGGGCATTgattggttgatgatgatggttgAAATTCCGTTATTGTTTATctcctgttttttattttttaatataccacTATTTTATGCAATCTTTCGTTATTCTTACACTCagcggttgcctggaagagattaaTGATAAGTCTGCCATTACACCTTAAGTTAGTTTTAAAGTCGTTTATTATGTTTCTGGTGCTTAATCAAGAACTTTATTATTAAGTCCCTACTTGAAGACCACTAGTAACAGATCATGAAAGAACAaatttgtattgtaattttttgtttttgttatatagcCCAAAGCTTGCAATGTTACGTATGTGACAACTGTGAAAATGGTTATGAAAATACTGCAACAACATGCCAAGCCCCTGATGCTGGAGGAAACAGTACTGAATCCACTACTAATAGCACAGAAGAAGTTACCGAACCTGGTGAAACGACTACAAGTAGCACAGGAGAAGTTACCGAACCTGGTGAAACAACTACAAGTAGCACAGGAGAAGTTACCGAACCTGGTGAAACAACTACAAGTAGCACAGGAGAAGTTACCGAACCTGGCGAAACGACGACAAATAGCATAGAAGAAGTAACTGAAGGTGGGGAAACGACGACTAGTGGCACTGGAGAAGAAACTGAAGGTGATGAAACGACGACTAGTGGCGCAGGAGAGGAACCCGAAGGTGATGGAACGAATACAAATAGCACAGAAGAAGTAACCGAAGGTGGTGGAACGACGACTAGTGGCACAGGAGAAGAATCCGAAGGTGGTGAAACGACTACAAATAGCACAGGAGAAGAAACTGAAGGTGGGGAAACGACGACTAGTGGCACTGGAGAAGAAACTGAAGGTGATGGAACGACGACTAGTGCCGCAGGAGAGGAAACCGAAGGTGGTGAAACGAATACAAGTAACACAGGAGAAGTAACTCAAGGTGGTGGATCGACGACTAGTGACACAGGAGAAGAACCCGAAGGTGGTGAAACGAATACAAGTAACACAGGAGAAGAAACTGTAGCCGATGAAACTGCAGCCGCCCCAGTCGTaaatttggtaaatttaaattttatttctatttgaactttattatttaatatttatcactgttgGTATCTCCGGTGCTTCTAAAAATCTCTTTCGAGAGAGAGGTCTGAGTAGTTCAGATAGAGAGATATTCTATATTCTAATCTTAGTTATCTCCATCGGCTGCTGAGTCACTAATTACgagtacttttatttataaaataattacatatatatttgtattcgTGGCCTTATTGGTTTGCAATCCATGTAAGAGGAggtaaatttcaaaattaaactaaaatgaacCCACATTCTAAATATGTATGTCCTAAACTGAAAATCATGAGACTCTCATAGCCTTCCATCAGTTTCAACCCCCATTTAACTTCTTCGTCTTTTAATAAAGAGAAGCACGTATGTATAagcaacgtttttttttttaaattaatgaactaAGACGACTTTAGTGGcacaacggtaagcgctgttgtctaacaagttttttttttttttaattaatgaactAAGACGACTTTAGTGGcacaacggtaagcgctgttgtctaacaagttttttttttttttaaattaatgaactaAGACGACTTTAGTGGCACAAGGGTAAGCGCTGTTGTCTAACAAGtgtaggtcccgggttcgatcccggcaggtgcaatttagtaatttattagTCCTAAACTTTTTTTTGGTCTGTTCTGGTGGTTTGGTCGGTTTtagtcacgtagaaaccgatgaggggtatggatttaatttaattgctatacatctaacaagttagccagttacgatcttagactgcagtcaGTGCTGACTGTGCGCGTAcctacttgtagtggaataaaaaaactatttttcggGTGCTTTTCGATGCGATAAATGCATTCTTTTTTCGTCTCTGTAATTTTTTGCCAAATTTTAGTGCAATAGTTAACTCAAACAGATAACAAAAAAGCAGACATacttatccatactaatattatattaattgtgtttgtttgtttgtttgtcctttctttccGCGGCAACTAACCAACCAAATCgactttcaattaaaaatacggAAAGTAATATAGGCTATTTGCAGGAAGAGAAACGATGcctacaggatttgtaaaaagccagtttttttaatactgttATTTCCATATATAGGTAAGAGGACGGAGAAATGCAAGGCAGTTCAGGGCCAACACGACCCAGGCACGGTGTGTGGTCACCTCATACGAaggtaataattatgttttaagatTCGCTGGTCTCTTTCGTAAGGATGGTTATAGTGCGTCACGCTGCTCCAAAGCAGGTTTGCATCGACAATTTTTATCTCATATTAGCTGTGTTACCAGGTCCAAAAGTTTAACATGCTCCCCAAAGCACGGGAGAGGGTACCTCTGATTACGATAAAGACGCGTGGAGTGGTTGAATAGCGGATAGAAGTTAATTTAAGTGTGTATAAGGACtactaatacttttttttttatcttttttttatgggGACTTTATTCTAGAGGTCATGCCAGCCCCAAAACTTATACGGACGAACTTGCAGGAAATATTTTATCGCGGGTATCAAGTAAAAGGATTGAGTATTTCAAATCCATATAGCACATAATGGCAAACACacacattatacatttttttcacaactccctaaGTATGTGCATCAAATGAAAGGCCTAgactaatagaaaaatatacacaacattgaaaGTCAGTCagtttcttaaatagttttagttAGCAGTTAGGAACTCTGAAAAAGACACTGCTAAGGCATAAAGTAATGCTTTTAATAACTTTCTTTTTCAGCCAATGGCGTAACGAGAGTCAATCGAGGCTGTTCACTTGGCGAAGGTATCGAAGACTCAACCAGGTGTAGAAACTTGATCGGGGGTAACTATAATGGAACGCTTGGCCGTTGCTACGTTTGCGATGGGGACAGATGTAACAATGCAGCAAAATCGGCCATAGCATTCATACCAACTTTATTCGCCGTAATcgttaattatttgtaaataacaaCATTACCCAAAAAGGCTTTATGCACCTTAAGTTGTATGGAgtacattttttcttaattatcctactatgtaaacaatcttttcactATGTAAAGTATGATGTAAATTATTAGAACACTATTGCGTTTATCGCCCGCGTTTGTTACTGTTTTTACACAtcccatttttttatatagaactaAATACAggacaaaataaacattattaagaatCGAAAGGCGATATTTGCATATACAATTTGTAAATATACAGCGTCACGAGCATGTCTAGGTTATCGGTGACGCGGACCCATAAGTTTTGCCCTCACCGAAAAAAGCTCAACGCGGCTAATAAAGATACACATAATAACAAACACTCGTCATTCGCAAAGACAATTACTGTTTGTCACAACCGGCGTATTTTTTTCTCTCCTTTCAAAACATatcttacaa
The sequence above is a segment of the Pararge aegeria chromosome 17, ilParAegt1.1, whole genome shotgun sequence genome. Coding sequences within it:
- the LOC120631180 gene encoding uncharacterized protein DDB_G0290685-like; the protein is MATLRHFALPLLLILAAVIQAQSLQCYVCDNCENGYENTATTCQAPDAGGNSTESTTNSTEEVTEPGETTTSSTGEVTEPGETTTSSTGEVTEPGETTTSSTGEVTEPGETTTNSIEEVTEGGETTTSGTGEETEGDETTTSGAGEEPEGDGTNTNSTEEVTEGGGTTTSGTGEESEGGETTTNSTGEETEGGETTTSGTGEETEGDGTTTSAAGEETEGGETNTSNTGEVTQGGGSTTSDTGEEPEGGETNTSNTGEETVADETAAAPVVNLVRGRRNARQFRANTTQARCVVTSYEANGVTRVNRGCSLGEGIEDSTRCRNLIGGNYNGTLGRCYVCDGDRCNNAAKSAIAFIPTLFAVIVNYL